In Amphiprion ocellaris isolate individual 3 ecotype Okinawa chromosome 5, ASM2253959v1, whole genome shotgun sequence, the genomic stretch CACTGACCTCTGTGGCTGATGGAGAACCGAGTTCCTGGTTTCTCTCTGGGATCCCAGCAGCAGAGCTCTCAGCACCGAGGCCAGCAGACGATCCTCCACGCTGCTATCTCTGTTCTCACTCTCCTGgagtacgcacacacacacacacacacacacacacacacacacacacacacacacacacacacacacacacacacacacacacacatgtttatACCCACACCaacccacacccacacagatgCAAAGCCTAGTATCAAAAAGCTCCTGAATAAAAACCCCACAAACACATCAAGAGCACTGACTGCATTCAGTTTTGGGTTGCAACACAAACCCCGGGGCTGGTAACTCCAGCCAGTTTCTCCTGCTGTAGAAAGAGACCTTGAGATGTAGATATCAGCAAACAGAGGCGAAGAAACGTACCTACTTGTTTACTGCAGCCTTCTCTTAGATGCTCAGtctattttcttgacttttaatgcacttctattgcttaattatgttttcatttctatgattttaatgtatcaCCATACTGTCTAcctttaaatcatatttataattaattttaaagttcTGTGCTGAATGTGTTTCTTTGCCATTTTAAAGCACCTTCAATTGCCTTCATGAATTGtgttatacaaataaacttgccttgccttgaaTTGTCTCCTTCTCACCCAAATAGGCATTCATCCTTTGCTTTTATGCAAAATAAACCTCAGATCTGTCTGTTCCAGTGTGCCGCTAACTTGTGATCTGAATCCTTGTCCTTCATTATCTTGCTCTGACTGTCTGCTGACCccagaatatacaagagtgtATTTCACACTGTTGCATGAACAGGACTCTATCTGAAATCTAAATGGGCTGTGTGATTTATTCTGTCTCTCATTTGACAAAAAGCTCAGATTCCATTAACATACTGCGTCACATGGAGTGACAGATTTCTCTGAAAATGTTGGCATGACTCCTTGTTGTGCGCAGAGTCTACCATTCACTCTAATGTAGCAGAACAGACAGTCCATATTTAAATCAGACAGACAGTATATTTTAACACGTAACCATGTGTGCCTCAGATATGTTTGAACATCACATTTCCATCTCCAGGTGCCAAGATTATTTTGGACTTGGCGTGAATTATATAGCAGGAAATGTACATAAATGCAGTGATATTTACACGCCAGCTACACAGAAAAGTCAAAGAGCTGAGCTATGATCATTCAATAACTGGAATGAAAAATTTGTAATTCAAGTTTGAGAGCGGTTTGTTGTCTCACCAGCCCCAGCAGGCGGTCGGCCATGTTCTCCTCTGAGCTGCCAGGcataatgtcatttttgtccagaCTGCCTTGGATGTGAAGAGCCTGACTGACGCCAGCCATCGCCATAACCACAGCCAGAAGAGTCGCCGCTGCAGCTGCGTCCATGGTCTCAGGCTGGACAGAGGGTCAGATAAAAGTTGATGACAaaggatgaagaagaagatgttGGCTGTCCGAGTAAGCTTCGAAGGTTAAAGACGAGCTCGTCCTGGTTGGGGTTAGTGTCCTCTTTGTGCTGTATCCTGGCTAACTTCAGTGGTGGTGGCATCTCGCTGGGTCTTATATACACCTCACAGTGACTGGATGGAAACCCCAGTAGAAGTGAAGAAAGATGCTACTGTACAAAGGAGGACAGGGGATGGGGGACAggatggaagaagaagaaggagctcCTAATACGGGACTTAACTAGGTCCATTTAGCAGGATCAGAGCATTAGTGATGACGGAGCACCAGAGTGCATTATTATGTGGCCCTTAGGGTAGTGCAACACAACTCTCCCAGTTATTAAACAGATAAATCCCTGCAAATGGACTCTGATCCAGTAGTCCCAGTTGTCCATGAGTTCGCACTGTGtatacagagagacaaacatacATTATCCACTTAATTATGAGTCAGTGTGAAGCAGATTAGTCCAGAATTTAGTCATCATAAATGGCAAAGTAATGAAGTGAATGCGCATataaacttttatttctttatttgatagggacagtgcacattaatgaacatctatttagacagcaatagaCGTAAATATGCCGAATTATAGCAagaatgctaatttacatccgcagTCCGTAggcatgtaaaaataataataataaaaaaaaacatatacacttaggtcacaataaaagcacattacaaaaagtacacaaagaaaacataacagtgaaacatacaatGAAACATAGGACAATAGGTCAACTGCAAAACCGATAAAAGAAAGTGTGACACATTTAGCAATGATTTTCTAAGACAGTTCACTTAAAAGTTTCACTCAAAGTTTCCAGATAATAAACCCATATCCCAATCACATTTCGTGTCACGTCTCAGATGTTTTGCAGAGTCACTGATGCATTCATCAGTGACGGATCAGTTAATGAAATCAGATTAATGCTACGAATCCTTGGCTTCATTTAAAGCAGTGCAGGTAGCCTGAATTGAATTTAATACTTTGTATGTAGATggattgttttgtgttatttcaaaATCTATTATCGGGACCATGAAAATTTCACCCTAAATGTTTTACATTCTCTCTTAAGGATCATGGCACGAATCTGAAGTAAACTTCGGGTCACTACTAACATTACATGCCATCAAAGCATTGGTTTACACAGTCAAATGGACAAttttaggagtttttttttcttttcaaatgctgatcaagggttttttttggacagaagCTTCTCCCAAAGATCTTAGGATGAAATGTTTACTGTTAAACTGTTAAATGTCAGCTTCCTTCATTTGGTTAATCTCGAATGAAGACAACTTTTGACTTGATAAGTGAGAGTGACGTTTGCTCTATTAATGCCATATGTATTGACTTTGTCTTTGCCTCagtatgtgcgtgtgtgcgtgtgtgtgtgtgtgtgtgtgtgtgtgtgtgtgtgtgtgtgtgtgtgtgtgtttatgtttgcgAGTAACAATTAGTCACTTCCTCCATGCTAGATGCGGCATGAACAGATTTGGCTCATCAAAGTGCCTAATGGGCAACAATCCGCttaaacacacactcacgcaaacacacacacacacacacacacacaca encodes the following:
- the npffl gene encoding pro-FMRFamide-related neuropeptide FF like; this translates as MDAAAAATLLAVVMAMAGVSQALHIQGSLDKNDIMPGSSEENMADRLLGLESENRDSSVEDRLLASVLRALLLGSQRETRNSVLHQPQRFGRDSRGPILSDEQIHSRDWESAPGQIWSMAVPQRFGKK